In one window of Gudongella oleilytica DNA:
- a CDS encoding metal-dependent hydrolase family protein: MAKKIMYKGFKLIDGTGSKPIENAYMIVGDKKISKVGRFVDLETVEDCELVDLTGKTVMPGLINSHVHIVMEPAADPNSILMNESKYKAAIRGVANLKKQLYAGTTFFRDMGGLDFIDLEIRDAVKQGLIEGPEFLASGKVITMTGGHGWIMGREADGPDEIRKAAREQLKAGADVIKIMATGGVMTKGVEPGSPQLSMEEMKAAVEEAGKAGKRTATHAQGTTGIKNAIRAGLDSIEHGIFLDDEAIQMMVENGTFLVPTLVAPYFIVKYGEEAGIPKFAVEKSKYVMEYHLDSFRRAHQAGVKIAMGTDSGTPFNKHEGAPYELKMMAENGMTAMEAIVASTKGSAECLGIEREYGTLESGKFADFLVLDNNPAEDLDALFDISQIYKLGKRVK, encoded by the coding sequence ATGGCTAAAAAAATTATGTATAAAGGCTTTAAGCTTATAGACGGTACTGGCAGCAAGCCTATTGAGAATGCCTACATGATAGTAGGGGATAAAAAAATATCCAAGGTGGGACGTTTTGTTGATCTTGAGACAGTGGAAGATTGTGAGTTAGTAGATCTTACGGGAAAAACGGTAATGCCGGGACTTATCAACTCCCATGTCCATATAGTGATGGAGCCGGCAGCTGATCCAAACTCTATACTTATGAACGAATCAAAGTATAAGGCGGCTATCAGGGGAGTTGCAAACCTTAAAAAGCAGCTCTATGCTGGAACCACCTTCTTCAGAGACATGGGCGGGTTAGACTTTATTGACCTTGAGATCAGAGATGCAGTAAAGCAAGGCTTAATTGAGGGACCTGAGTTTTTGGCGTCCGGAAAGGTCATAACCATGACTGGCGGGCACGGATGGATAATGGGAAGAGAAGCTGACGGACCCGATGAGATTAGAAAAGCTGCCAGAGAACAACTAAAGGCAGGTGCCGATGTCATTAAGATCATGGCCACCGGCGGAGTTATGACCAAGGGTGTGGAGCCTGGTAGCCCTCAGCTTTCCATGGAGGAAATGAAGGCTGCCGTAGAAGAGGCAGGAAAAGCAGGTAAAAGGACAGCTACACATGCTCAGGGCACAACTGGGATAAAGAATGCTATAAGAGCTGGCTTAGATTCAATTGAACACGGTATATTTCTGGACGATGAGGCTATACAGATGATGGTAGAAAACGGGACATTCCTGGTTCCTACCCTTGTAGCTCCATATTTCATAGTAAAATATGGAGAAGAGGCAGGTATACCAAAGTTTGCCGTAGAAAAATCCAAATATGTTATGGAATATCATCTCGACAGCTTCAGAAGAGCACATCAGGCAGGAGTTAAAATTGCAATGGGTACCGACTCAGGTACACCCTTCAATAAACATGAAGGAGCTCCATATGAGCTAAAGATGATGGCTGAAAACGGAATGACCGCTATGGAGGCTATAGTTGCTTCTACTAAAGGAAGTGCTGAGTGCCTTGGAATAGAGAGGGAGTATGGGACCCTTGAATCTGGCAAGTTTGCAGACTTCCTGGTTCTGGATAATAATCCTGCCGAAGACTTGGATGCATTGTTCGATATAAGCCAGATTTACAAGCTGGGAAAGAGAGTAAAATAG
- the htrA gene encoding serine protease HtrA — translation MDETRIDEKLEEKVYIEQGKTYRKQSLIKLLAAVLIVAFIGGFGGYYAGYMLIEPPMAEAAQEITINPNDSMTAVSAVAKKAMSSVVGITTVETRPGGFFFSEQDISGVGSGVIVNSDGFILTNSHVVADGNAKELKVLFDDGQELDGTVLWNDPLLDLAVVKVERTGLKAAELGDSDQLQVGELAVAIGNPLGLEFERTVTSGIISGLNRSVKVDANNIIEGLIQTDASINPGNSGGPLLNGRGEVIGINTAKMTSAEGLGFSIPINQVKAIIEEIIDTGSFKGVVMGIKGVSVEEYEARLGIDLTISEGVVIIEVVPDSNASRAGLQNGDIITSIGDKPVGSMSQLKRQLYTYNEGDKTQLKILRSGEEKTIEIEFLEQVQ, via the coding sequence ATGGATGAGACAAGAATAGATGAAAAGCTTGAAGAAAAGGTTTATATCGAACAGGGAAAAACATATAGAAAGCAAAGCTTAATAAAACTTCTTGCAGCAGTATTGATAGTTGCATTTATAGGAGGCTTTGGGGGTTATTACGCCGGATACATGCTTATTGAGCCTCCGATGGCTGAGGCAGCTCAGGAGATCACAATCAATCCCAATGACAGTATGACTGCGGTATCTGCAGTAGCCAAGAAAGCAATGAGCTCTGTTGTTGGTATAACGACCGTTGAAACCAGACCTGGGGGATTTTTCTTCTCAGAGCAGGATATCAGTGGAGTAGGCTCAGGAGTAATTGTCAACAGCGATGGCTTTATACTTACCAACTCCCACGTGGTTGCAGACGGAAATGCTAAAGAGCTCAAGGTATTATTTGACGACGGACAGGAGCTTGACGGAACAGTCCTATGGAACGACCCGCTTCTGGACCTTGCTGTCGTTAAGGTTGAGAGAACAGGACTCAAAGCAGCAGAGCTGGGAGACTCGGATCAGCTTCAGGTAGGCGAGCTGGCTGTGGCAATTGGCAACCCTTTAGGACTGGAATTTGAAAGAACAGTAACAAGCGGTATAATCTCGGGCTTGAACAGATCAGTCAAGGTAGATGCAAATAATATTATTGAAGGCTTGATTCAGACCGATGCATCGATAAATCCTGGCAACAGCGGAGGCCCGCTTCTCAACGGCAGGGGAGAAGTTATAGGTATAAACACGGCAAAGATGACCTCTGCTGAGGGTCTTGGCTTCTCTATACCGATTAATCAAGTAAAGGCGATAATTGAAGAAATTATTGATACAGGAAGCTTTAAAGGTGTAGTGATGGGAATAAAGGGCGTATCTGTTGAGGAATATGAAGCAAGACTTGGAATCGACCTGACCATCTCTGAAGGTGTAGTTATCATAGAGGTAGTTCCAGATAGTAATGCGTCAAGAGCAGGACTTCAAAACGGAGATATAATAACTTCTATTGGAGATAAGCCGGTTGGGTCGATGAGTCAACTTAAGAGACAGTTGTACACCTACAATGAGGGAGATAAGACACAGCTTAAAATTTTAAGGAGCGGAGAAGAAAAGACTATTGAAATAGAATTTTTAGAACAGGTGCAATAA
- a CDS encoding DUF1576 domain-containing protein → MDPIILKSAQLSERAKYRIISLYSFSVAFAGFFFNPPEEIASGLWSIMTSPSILLSDYFIIGNIGASLLNSGLLMLLAIFVASRSKSLMNGPIIAAVFTIGGFALFGKNLYNTLSIVLGVYLHSRMNKDHFGKYIIIAYFGTALAPLVSQVSFGFGLPPLIGILAGNLFGIGIGLLLPPLASSFVRFHQGFNLYNVGFTAGITGMLFMSIFRMLGYENKGPSGTYQEFNPILLVFFSLMFISMILIKYRASDKPIGYYKSILSHPGRLVTDFVSLNGFGFTLFNMGILGLVGLLYVYAVGGVLNGPTIGGIFTLVGFGAFGKHPRNSIPVMAGVFLTALIFGDGPGSTGAILAALFSTALAPIAGQYGPIAGLIAGFIHMSIVSNTAYLHGGMNLYNNGFTAGFVAAILVPVIEAYRKENENEG, encoded by the coding sequence ATGGACCCGATAATACTTAAATCTGCCCAGCTAAGCGAGAGAGCAAAATACAGGATAATATCCCTGTATTCTTTCTCTGTTGCCTTTGCCGGGTTCTTTTTTAATCCTCCTGAGGAGATCGCGTCAGGACTTTGGAGTATAATGACATCGCCAAGCATTCTACTTTCCGACTATTTCATTATCGGAAACATAGGTGCTTCTCTTCTAAACAGTGGTTTACTTATGCTGCTTGCGATTTTTGTAGCATCCAGAAGCAAATCTCTAATGAATGGACCTATAATCGCCGCTGTATTTACAATTGGAGGATTTGCTCTCTTCGGGAAGAACCTTTACAATACCTTAAGCATAGTTCTCGGGGTATATCTCCACAGTAGAATGAACAAGGATCACTTTGGAAAGTACATAATAATAGCCTACTTTGGAACCGCTTTAGCACCTCTCGTAAGCCAGGTCAGCTTTGGCTTTGGTCTTCCTCCCCTGATCGGAATATTGGCCGGGAACCTGTTCGGGATAGGAATAGGGTTGCTTCTTCCACCGCTTGCCAGCAGCTTCGTAAGGTTCCATCAGGGCTTCAACCTGTACAATGTTGGGTTTACAGCAGGAATAACAGGTATGCTATTCATGTCTATATTCAGGATGTTGGGGTACGAAAACAAAGGACCCTCGGGAACTTACCAGGAATTCAACCCAATCCTACTGGTTTTTTTCTCGTTGATGTTCATTTCGATGATATTGATAAAATACAGAGCATCAGACAAACCAATAGGTTATTACAAAAGCATCCTGTCTCATCCCGGTCGACTTGTTACTGACTTTGTTTCACTAAACGGCTTTGGATTCACCTTATTTAACATGGGAATACTTGGCTTGGTGGGTCTCCTATACGTCTATGCAGTTGGCGGGGTATTGAATGGACCAACTATTGGAGGCATATTTACGCTTGTGGGCTTTGGTGCTTTTGGTAAACATCCAAGGAATTCGATCCCTGTTATGGCTGGAGTCTTTCTGACGGCTTTGATTTTTGGGGATGGTCCCGGATCAACTGGCGCTATACTTGCGGCCCTGTTCTCTACAGCCCTCGCCCCCATTGCAGGTCAGTACGGTCCGATCGCCGGCTTGATCGCTGGTTTTATCCATATGTCTATAGTTAGCAACACAGCATATTTACATGGAGGAATGAATCTCTACAATAATGGCTTCACTGCAGGCTTTGTTGCAGCAATTCTTGTACCTGTGATTGAAGCCTACAGAAAGGAGAATGAGAATGAAGGATGA
- a CDS encoding DsbA family oxidoreductase, with amino-acid sequence MTNFKVFSDFACPFCYIGFSIARKLTEENPDIQFDFYPYELDIDVPEGGSSLESSIPKEQIEMSYRRIECLGSEYGLVYKNKIKKFNTGLLHRAALYAKEAGKFYEFASEAFNAIFADGKNVALKEVVNDIGLKVGLNIQEMMMVIEDGNFEEAMEEARELGVAYGIESVPTFIREDGKRVTLLKDYEKFKRDLID; translated from the coding sequence GTGACTAATTTTAAGGTTTTTTCGGATTTTGCCTGTCCGTTCTGCTATATCGGCTTCTCCATCGCAAGGAAACTTACTGAGGAAAATCCTGACATACAGTTCGATTTCTATCCTTATGAGCTTGACATTGATGTTCCCGAAGGTGGTTCATCTCTTGAGTCTTCCATACCAAAAGAACAGATAGAAATGAGCTATAGAAGGATCGAGTGCTTAGGATCGGAGTATGGTCTTGTCTACAAAAATAAAATAAAAAAATTCAACACCGGGCTTTTGCACCGGGCTGCTCTATATGCAAAGGAAGCTGGGAAATTCTATGAATTTGCATCAGAAGCCTTTAATGCAATTTTTGCTGATGGGAAGAATGTGGCTTTAAAAGAGGTTGTAAATGATATAGGTCTAAAAGTTGGGCTAAACATCCAGGAGATGATGATGGTTATTGAGGATGGCAACTTTGAGGAAGCTATGGAGGAAGCAAGAGAGCTTGGGGTAGCTTATGGGATAGAGAGCGTGCCTACCTTCATCCGTGAGGATGGCAAAAGAGTGACTCTTCTGAAGGATTATGAGAAATTTAAGAGAGATCTGATTGATTAA
- the pepF gene encoding oligoendopeptidase F produces MSGVLPGRHEVDKNLTWDLTSIFKDEKSFNEAVAKIESMAEKIERDHKSGLKTAEDITYCLDQMRELKMIIGWAATYSSLAAAVDQKDQTAQERDLRVESLIAKVSSRLSFVDSQLAATHDQVLKEAALLREENRGYLEELIRRKPHMLSPDTERTLSALSTALESPYRIYNTAKLADLNFQPFDAKGAKHELSFLSFEGRWEYEKDAEVRRAAFDSFSKKLSEYQHTMAAAYQTQVSKEKTLSELRGYPSVFDYLLHDQRVDRSMYDRQIDLIVDKLSPHMRRYARLLKRIHGLDRMTYADLKIDVDPDYQPEITIDESKDLLKGALGILGEDYKVMLQRAFDERWIDFPENDGKSTGAFCSTPYGSHPFILLTWSEKMADLFTLSHELGHAGHFYLTHKEQSIFNSETSLYSIEAPSTMNELLLAKYLLEGTDDKRRKRWILSSLVSKTYYHNFVTHLLEAHYQREVYRIIDGGGSINAPVLNQLKMRTLETFWGEDVELIDGSELTWMRQPHYYMGLYPYTYSAGLTIATEVNRRIQKHGQPAVEDWIEVLKLGGTKDPAGLAAIAGVDISTERPLLNTIEHIGYLVDEIERLTKEIAIF; encoded by the coding sequence ATGTCAGGAGTACTGCCGGGGAGGCATGAGGTAGATAAAAATCTAACTTGGGACCTTACCTCGATTTTTAAGGATGAAAAATCATTCAATGAAGCTGTAGCGAAGATTGAGTCAATGGCCGAGAAAATTGAAAGAGATCACAAATCAGGACTGAAGACAGCTGAGGATATAACTTACTGTCTTGATCAAATGAGAGAGCTTAAAATGATAATAGGCTGGGCCGCAACTTATTCTTCTCTAGCAGCTGCTGTAGATCAAAAGGATCAGACTGCACAGGAGAGGGATCTTAGGGTGGAGTCATTGATAGCCAAGGTATCCAGCAGGCTTAGCTTTGTCGATTCGCAGCTTGCAGCAACACATGATCAGGTACTTAAGGAGGCAGCACTTTTAAGGGAGGAAAACAGAGGTTATCTGGAGGAGCTAATAAGACGAAAGCCACACATGTTAAGTCCGGATACAGAGAGGACTTTGTCAGCTTTATCAACTGCGCTTGAATCCCCTTACAGGATATATAACACAGCAAAGCTTGCTGATTTGAACTTCCAGCCATTTGATGCCAAGGGCGCTAAGCATGAGCTAAGTTTTCTATCCTTCGAAGGCAGGTGGGAATATGAGAAGGATGCAGAAGTTAGGAGAGCAGCTTTTGATTCCTTTTCAAAGAAGCTCAGTGAATATCAGCATACGATGGCGGCAGCATACCAGACACAGGTATCTAAGGAAAAGACATTATCTGAGCTGAGGGGTTACCCTTCGGTGTTCGATTACCTCCTTCATGACCAAAGAGTAGACAGATCAATGTATGACAGACAGATAGATCTTATTGTAGATAAGCTTTCTCCCCATATGAGGAGATATGCAAGGCTTCTAAAAAGGATACATGGGCTGGACCGAATGACTTACGCTGACCTAAAAATAGATGTAGATCCTGATTATCAGCCTGAGATCACTATCGATGAGTCCAAGGATCTGCTTAAAGGTGCATTGGGCATCCTCGGTGAGGATTATAAGGTAATGCTACAGAGAGCCTTTGATGAGAGGTGGATAGATTTTCCTGAAAACGATGGAAAATCGACAGGAGCTTTCTGTTCAACACCCTACGGATCACATCCATTTATACTTCTAACATGGTCTGAGAAAATGGCAGATCTATTCACATTAAGCCACGAGCTGGGTCATGCAGGACATTTTTATCTGACTCATAAGGAGCAAAGCATATTCAATTCCGAGACTTCCCTATACTCGATAGAAGCGCCATCGACTATGAATGAACTGCTTCTGGCTAAGTATCTCCTTGAGGGAACTGATGATAAAAGGAGAAAAAGATGGATACTTTCGAGTCTGGTATCAAAGACTTACTACCATAATTTTGTGACCCATCTTCTCGAGGCACACTATCAAAGAGAGGTATATAGAATAATAGACGGAGGAGGAAGCATTAACGCACCTGTTTTGAACCAGCTTAAAATGAGGACATTGGAAACCTTCTGGGGAGAAGATGTGGAGTTGATAGATGGCTCTGAGCTTACCTGGATGAGGCAGCCCCACTACTATATGGGACTATATCCATACACCTATTCTGCAGGTCTTACTATTGCAACAGAGGTCAATCGAAGGATCCAGAAGCATGGACAGCCAGCTGTCGAGGATTGGATAGAGGTACTTAAGCTTGGAGGCACAAAGGATCCAGCAGGCCTTGCAGCAATCGCAGGAGTTGATATTTCTACAGAAAGACCACTTCTCAATACGATAGAGCATATAGGGTACCTGGTTGACGAAATAGAGAGGTTGACCAAGGAGATAGCTATTTTTTAA
- a CDS encoding ABC transporter ATP-binding protein, producing MIRLMRYLKPYSLQVAGVLILTLAGVFSELFLPRLMGNIVDRGVATGDLKYIYRTGGIMLAIAILGTAATVISRYMSSKAAVAFGRDLRSDVFKTVESFSLNEIDKMGTSSLITRTTNDVSQMQNMAIMSMRMMIRAPFMMIGGIIMATSTNLELSKVLLISAPVLVVVIWIIGAKGFPLFKEIQKKIDDLNRVLRESLTGIRVIKAFNKTDYEKKRFNQANRDLTDAALKVGRIMALMMPILNVVLNFTLVGVIWYGSSLIEIRGLEVGELMAFIQYVSQIMFSLIMVSMIFVMLPRASASAERINEVLDMESDIIDGSESIEDNSIRGELRLDDVIFKYQDASTPAVEDITFATKRGETTAIIGGTGSGKTTILNLLMRFYDPTGGRILINGADIKTIHQEELRSRFGLVSQKAVLFTGTIRENITFGKADATDEEIIESLKIAQAWDFVSEKEEGLDYVLAQGGRNLSGGQKQRLAIARALVRKPEFYLFDDSFSALDFSTDKRLRDALKPYTADSAVIVVAQRVSTIKDAENIIVLDNGRISGQGTHRELIESCQVYREIVLSQLGEEAIK from the coding sequence ATGATTAGGCTGATGAGATATTTAAAGCCATATTCCCTTCAGGTAGCAGGGGTCCTTATACTTACACTTGCAGGAGTTTTTTCCGAGCTATTTCTCCCAAGGCTTATGGGAAACATCGTAGACAGAGGTGTTGCCACAGGTGATTTGAAATATATTTACCGTACAGGAGGGATCATGTTAGCCATAGCCATTCTTGGAACCGCAGCCACTGTGATCTCAAGATATATGTCTTCCAAGGCAGCAGTTGCTTTTGGAAGGGATCTAAGGAGCGATGTTTTCAAAACTGTGGAGAGCTTTTCGCTTAATGAAATAGATAAAATGGGAACTTCGTCGTTGATAACACGTACCACCAACGACGTCAGCCAAATGCAGAATATGGCCATAATGTCCATGAGGATGATGATAAGAGCGCCCTTTATGATGATTGGAGGCATCATAATGGCAACCTCCACAAATCTCGAGCTGTCCAAGGTTTTATTGATATCAGCACCAGTCCTTGTGGTAGTAATCTGGATAATTGGAGCAAAAGGATTTCCATTGTTTAAGGAGATCCAGAAGAAGATAGACGATTTAAATAGGGTACTTAGAGAATCCCTTACAGGCATAAGGGTAATCAAGGCCTTCAATAAAACAGATTACGAAAAGAAGAGATTTAACCAGGCTAACAGGGATCTTACGGATGCAGCACTGAAGGTTGGAAGGATAATGGCCCTAATGATGCCAATCTTAAATGTTGTCCTCAACTTCACGCTAGTTGGAGTGATCTGGTATGGAAGCAGCCTCATTGAGATAAGAGGACTTGAGGTAGGGGAGCTTATGGCTTTTATTCAGTACGTATCTCAGATAATGTTTTCTCTTATAATGGTGTCAATGATATTCGTCATGCTGCCAAGGGCGAGTGCATCAGCTGAAAGGATAAACGAGGTTCTCGATATGGAGAGCGATATCATTGATGGCTCTGAAAGCATCGAGGATAATTCCATCAGGGGTGAACTGCGTCTGGATGATGTTATCTTCAAGTACCAGGATGCGTCGACACCTGCAGTTGAAGATATAACATTCGCGACTAAAAGGGGTGAAACCACTGCGATAATCGGAGGAACCGGGTCAGGGAAGACTACAATACTAAACCTCTTGATGCGTTTTTACGATCCTACCGGCGGGAGGATACTAATAAATGGAGCAGATATAAAAACGATTCATCAAGAGGAGCTTAGAAGCCGGTTTGGTCTTGTATCACAGAAAGCAGTTCTTTTTACCGGTACCATTAGAGAAAACATAACATTCGGTAAAGCTGATGCAACTGATGAAGAGATAATTGAGTCGCTAAAAATAGCACAAGCCTGGGATTTTGTTTCAGAAAAAGAGGAAGGGCTTGATTATGTTCTTGCCCAGGGAGGCAGGAACCTTTCCGGGGGGCAGAAGCAAAGACTTGCAATCGCGAGGGCTCTTGTGAGAAAGCCTGAATTTTACTTGTTTGACGACAGTTTTTCAGCTCTTGACTTTAGTACAGATAAAAGACTGAGAGATGCTCTGAAGCCTTACACGGCGGATTCAGCCGTAATAGTTGTTGCACAGAGGGTCAGCACTATAAAGGATGCTGAAAATATAATAGTCCTCGATAACGGCAGGATATCAGGACAAGGTACACACAGAGAGCTTATAGAAAGTTGCCAGGTTTACAGAGAAATCGTTCTGTCGCAGCTGGGTGAGGAGGCGATAAAATGA
- a CDS encoding ABC-F family ATP-binding cassette domain-containing protein: protein MISVNNVSLRYGSQKLFEDVNLAFTPGNCYGVIGANGAGKSTFLKILSGDIEPDTGDVSIAPNLRMSVLKQDHYEYDKFGIIETVIMGNKRLYDIMIEKDALYAKEDFTDEDGIKASELEGEFSEMDGWSAESNASSLLQGLGIPTSLHDKRVEELNGNEKVKVLLAQALFGNPGILILDEPTNHLDVKSIRWLQDFLGDFEGTVIVVSHDRHFLNEVCTHMVDIDFGKIKMFAGNYDFWYESSQLALQMMRDQNKKKEDKIKDLQNFIARFSANASKSKQATSRKKLLDKITLDDLVPSTRRYPFVSFNMEREVGNEILTIEGLNKRLNEDSAIVDLSFRVNKGDKIAFIGDEMAITMLFKILMGEEEADSGSFKWGQTITTSYFPKDNSHFFKDVTLNLVDWMRQFSVEQSEIYVRGFLGRMLFSGEEALKEASVLSGGEKVRCMLSRMMLKDANVLVLDQPTNHLDLESITAVNNGLRDFKSNILFTSHDHQFIQTVANRIIEITPEGFRDRAMTYEEYLEEFYMK, encoded by the coding sequence TTGATTAGTGTAAATAACGTGAGCCTTAGATATGGCTCTCAGAAATTATTTGAAGATGTAAACCTGGCATTTACACCTGGTAACTGCTACGGAGTAATTGGTGCGAATGGGGCTGGGAAGAGTACCTTTTTAAAGATCCTCTCCGGAGATATCGAACCGGATACAGGAGACGTAAGCATTGCTCCTAATCTCAGGATGAGTGTTTTGAAGCAGGACCACTACGAATACGATAAGTTCGGGATCATAGAGACGGTCATAATGGGTAATAAAAGACTTTATGATATCATGATCGAAAAGGACGCCTTGTATGCTAAGGAGGACTTCACCGACGAGGATGGCATTAAGGCTTCTGAGCTGGAAGGCGAATTTTCAGAGATGGACGGTTGGAGTGCTGAAAGCAACGCTTCCTCATTGCTTCAAGGATTGGGAATACCAACATCTCTTCATGATAAAAGGGTTGAGGAGCTTAACGGCAATGAAAAAGTCAAGGTGCTCCTGGCTCAAGCATTGTTTGGAAACCCGGGGATCCTAATACTGGACGAGCCAACAAACCACCTTGATGTAAAAAGCATAAGATGGCTTCAGGATTTCCTTGGAGATTTTGAAGGCACGGTAATAGTTGTCTCCCACGACAGGCACTTCCTCAATGAGGTATGTACCCATATGGTAGACATAGACTTCGGTAAAATAAAGATGTTTGCAGGCAACTACGACTTTTGGTATGAATCAAGTCAGCTGGCACTTCAGATGATGAGAGACCAGAACAAGAAAAAAGAGGATAAGATAAAGGATCTCCAAAACTTCATTGCACGGTTCTCCGCCAATGCCTCAAAATCAAAGCAGGCAACCTCAAGAAAAAAACTGCTTGATAAAATAACACTGGATGATCTCGTTCCTTCAACAAGAAGATACCCCTTTGTAAGCTTCAACATGGAGCGTGAAGTTGGGAATGAGATACTCACCATTGAAGGCCTTAATAAAAGGTTAAATGAGGATTCTGCAATAGTTGATCTTTCCTTTAGAGTGAATAAAGGTGACAAGATTGCCTTTATTGGGGATGAAATGGCTATCACTATGCTTTTTAAGATCCTTATGGGCGAGGAGGAGGCAGACAGCGGAAGCTTCAAGTGGGGTCAGACGATCACTACTTCTTATTTCCCAAAGGACAACTCTCATTTCTTTAAGGATGTTACATTGAACCTTGTGGACTGGATGAGACAGTTCTCTGTAGAGCAAAGTGAGATTTATGTGCGAGGCTTCCTTGGAAGGATGCTTTTCTCCGGAGAGGAGGCACTTAAGGAAGCAAGTGTTCTTTCCGGGGGAGAAAAGGTAAGATGCATGCTATCCAGGATGATGCTTAAGGATGCGAATGTCCTGGTGCTTGATCAGCCAACAAATCACCTGGATCTTGAATCCATAACTGCTGTAAACAATGGTCTTAGGGATTTTAAGAGCAACATACTTTTCACCTCTCATGACCACCAGTTCATCCAGACAGTAGCCAACAGGATAATCGAAATAACTCCTGAAGGCTTCAGGGACAGAGCAATGACCTATGAGGAATACCTGGAAGAATTCTATATGAAATAG
- a CDS encoding helix-turn-helix domain-containing protein, translated as MKLSIGGTIEKLRRNKGLSHQQLANALGVTPDTVEKWEINAAYPDITLLSPIARLLGTTLDALLMFETDLNPDDVTNIYKVCAEKFETSTYEEALEVCDNYLKEYPNSLFLKFRMGSLLQEYIQMAETEEQANDVLDKSISLLEESSLIDDLEVKQASLYVLSSLYTMREEYDKAIEILNTLPKVNVNTDFMLSTIYSITGDSERAKAIEQESLFNNINNSIISLASLWGTALKERDFEMAMELATLQRKLISDYMLEGYLLGNNLLMFADIYAVRGDVNRTLDYIEKYADWALNIDEESLDLSNNRYFFLVENLTPTMSFDYQKQSFINAVVKNSDYDFVKYTERYKRIISRLI; from the coding sequence ATGAAGCTGTCAATAGGAGGCACTATAGAAAAGTTAAGACGTAACAAAGGACTGTCCCACCAGCAGCTTGCCAATGCTTTAGGTGTGACTCCTGATACAGTTGAGAAGTGGGAGATAAATGCAGCATACCCGGACATAACCCTTCTTTCACCCATTGCAAGATTGCTTGGTACTACTCTGGATGCCCTGCTTATGTTTGAGACTGACCTTAATCCAGACGATGTAACCAATATTTACAAGGTTTGCGCCGAGAAATTCGAAACCAGCACATACGAGGAGGCTCTTGAGGTCTGTGATAACTATCTCAAGGAGTACCCGAACAGCCTTTTCCTGAAGTTCAGGATGGGAAGCCTTTTACAGGAATACATCCAGATGGCCGAGACGGAAGAACAGGCTAACGATGTCCTTGACAAGTCCATCTCACTGCTGGAGGAGTCATCTCTGATCGACGACCTCGAAGTAAAGCAGGCATCATTATATGTACTGAGCAGCCTTTACACAATGAGAGAGGAATATGACAAAGCTATTGAAATACTTAACACCCTGCCTAAGGTTAACGTAAATACAGATTTTATGCTTTCCACCATTTACTCGATCACCGGTGACAGTGAGAGAGCGAAGGCTATCGAGCAGGAAAGCCTGTTCAACAACATCAATAATTCGATCATTTCACTGGCGAGCCTTTGGGGAACTGCCCTCAAGGAAAGGGATTTTGAGATGGCGATGGAGCTTGCCACCCTTCAAAGAAAGCTTATTTCGGACTACATGCTGGAAGGCTACCTGTTGGGGAACAATCTTTTGATGTTTGCTGATATCTATGCAGTGCGGGGAGATGTAAACAGGACTCTGGATTATATTGAGAAATATGCGGATTGGGCTCTAAATATCGATGAAGAATCTCTTGATCTTTCAAACAATAGATACTTCTTCCTTGTGGAGAATTTAACTCCCACGATGAGCTTCGATTACCAAAAACAGAGCTTCATTAATGCAGTTGTAAAGAACTCGGATTATGACTTCGTCAAGTATACAGAAAGATACAAGAGGATAATTAGCAGGCTTATCTAA